A segment of the Chitinophagaceae bacterium genome:
TGAGTACATAGCTATTCACTGGATAAATATCAGCAGGAAGGTATTTATATCGGTTCAACAAAGATCCTGAAACTGGCAAAGTTAGTTATGGAGGAAGAACATTGCTGAATAAGTTTACAGGGAAATCAATCTTAACAGAACCTGACCAGTACAAGCCTGTAGAATGTGATTTAGCCCATGCAAACATTCTATTGGTAATGAAAAATGCAGTATCAAAAATCGGTATATTAAATCAAAGCTTTACACAGCGTCTTGCAGATTACGATTATACACTGAAAGCAAAAAAGACCGGGATACCTTTGTTAGTTTGCCCCGGTTTTTGCGGAGTATGTAAAGACGATCATGGAAAGAACTGGCTTACATCGGAGTATTCATTAAAGCAAAGAATAAGTTATTTGAAAAACCCAAAATATTTAGCTTATGCAGAATATCTTTTATTTATAAAATGGCATTTCCCGTTTTACACACCTGTTGCTTTCAGTAAACTCTGGATGAAGACCCTGTTTCCTTCACTCTGGAATAAATTAAAATCTTAACCTTACATCACTAAGAATGAATAACGCATTTGAAACACCCATTCTGTTTTTAATTTTCAACCGGGCAGATACTACTCAGCAGGTGTTCAACCAGCTGAAAGTTCTGCAGCCAAAATATTTGTATGTTGCTGCAGATGGCCCGAGAGAATCAAAAAAAGATGAAAAACAAAAGTGCGAAGAAACAAGAAAAATTATTGAGCAGGTAAATTGGGATTGTGAAGTTAAAACACTGTTCCGTGAAAATAACCTGGGTTGCGGTAAAGCTGTAAGTTCTGCTATCACCTGGTTCTTTGATCAGGTAGAAGAAGGTATTATACTTGAAGATGATTGCCTGCCATCTGTTTCATTTTTTCAATTCTGCAGCCAGTTACTTGAGAAGTACAGAAATGATCAGCGTATTTGGCATTTAAGCGGTTATAATCTTCAGGCTGGAAAGAAAAGAGGCACTGCTGATTACTATTTTTCACAGGAAACACCAATATGGGGATGGGCCAGCTGGAGAAGAGTATGGAAACATTATAATTTAAATCTGGAATCACTGAATGAGTTAGAAAAAACAGATTTAAAAGCAAACTTAAAGGCGTCAAAAATTCATGCGCTTACTGCTTTATATGATTACAGAAAAGTAACAGCAGGAAAAGTTGACACATGGGATTACCAGTATTCTTATTATCAGCTGGTGAATAATGGATTATCAATTGTGCCTAATGCTAACCTTGTTGAAAACATTGGTTTCACCGCAGATGCTACTCATCAAAACAGGCAAAAAGATACATTTATAGCGAACAAAGCAGCTGTAGTAGATTATTCAAATATGAAGCATCCTTTATTTATTCTGCCTGATGTAGAGGCTGATAAATACACATATAATAAACGGACAAGGTGGTTAAAGAAGCTTTATATAATTGTATGGTTCAATTTCTTTTACCGTAATCCGAATAAACAGTAGTATGAGAGTGATTTTTCAAATAATTACTTCCATCAATCTTGGCGGAGCAGAAAATATCGCTTTTTCACTAGCTGATTATTTAAATACAGCCGAAGGAAATTTTAAGCCAGTTATTTTTGAGCTGTATAAAACAGAGAGTACTTACTCTGACAATAAAAAGAAAAAATTAACTGAGCAGGGCATCGAATTTCACACACTTGGGTTGAAGAGCAAATATCTGAGTCTCGTGATTGCACCTTTTACTTTGTGGTACTACATCCGGAAAAGGAAACCTGAAATTGTTCATTCTCATACTGATTTACCGGATTTTGTTTTAGCACTGACGGTAAAAATGTTTTCCAAAGCCAGATTCAAAATCATCAGAACGATACATAATACAGAACTCTGGCCAACACATTCCTTACTTGGCAGGATCACGGAAAAATCATTTATTAACGACACTATTATTGCTGTATCCCGGCCCGCATTAACAGCATATAATAATTTAAGAAAAAATTGCAGGCTGGCTTCATCTGAAAATCAGCAGGTCATATTAAATGGAATTAAAAATCCTGTGTCATCAGATTTTCCATACTCTCTTGATCGCACCAAAATCAATATAGCTTTTGCAGGAAGACTTGAACTGCAAAAAGGCGCTGACACTCTGCTCAGCATTATAACTAACTGTTCTGCAAATATAAAAGAGAAAATTGTTTTTCATATTATAGGGCACGGCACTTATCAAGGGCAGATAGTGGACTTCTGTAAAAAAAACAGTTACTGTATTTTCCATGAACCTGTTTCTGAGCTGGCATCAAAATTATCTTCTTTTGACTATTTAATAATGCCTTCAAGGCATGAAGGCCTGGTTCTTTTATCCCTTGAAGCATCCTTTTCAAAAGTACCGGTTATTGCAAGTGATATTCCAGGATTAGCAGAAACACTTCCACCTGGCTGGCCTCTTTTAGCAAAAGCCCAAAAACCTGACTCGTTTATTGAAATATTGGAAAAAATAACAGGCGAGAAATATAATACCGCTGAATTAAAAGCTATTGCCTTTAATTATGTTTCTCAAAATTTTTCATTTGAAAAAATGGGCAGGAGCTATTTAAGCGTTTTTCAAACCCTTAATACAGGCACAAAATGATGAGAAATAAAATTCTGTTTATTCTTCACCTCCCCCTTCCCATTCATGGTGCAGGAATGGTAGGCCAGTTTATCAAAGAAAGCAAGCTTATCAATCAAACTTTCGAGACGGATTATATCAACCTCTCCACATCAGAGAGCATAGATGAGATAGGTAAAGCAGGTGGAAGAAAGTTCTTTGTGTTGCTTAAATTACTGAAAAATGTTTTGAAATCACTGTTAACAAAAAAATACAACCTGTATTACTTAACCTTAACTGCTGCGGGCCCCGGCTTTTATAAAGACTTGCTGTTTGTTTTTCTGCTAAAGCTTTCCGGCAAAAAAATTATATACCATTTTCACAACAAAGGCATTGCAGATAACAAAAGTGTTCTTACTGACTATCTGTATCGGTTTGCCTTCAGAAATACAAAGTCAATTTTGTTATCACCTTCCTTATACCCGGATATTCAGAAATATGTGAGGTCTGACAACGTATTCTTTTGTGCAAACGGCATACCTGAAGAAAAAACAGATTCAGTATTACTTGAAGAGAAAAAAGAAGATACTCCCTGTAACCTGCTTTTTCTTTCTAATTTACTGGCAGAGAAAGGGGTTTATGTTTTACTTGAAGCATGTAAAATATTAAAAGAAGAAAATATCCCTTTTGTTTGCCATTTTGTTGGCCCTTGGGGGGATGTGACTGAAACTGAATTTTACAAACAGGTTGCAACATATAAGCTTACCGAAAATATAATCGTGCATGGAAAAAATATGGCCCTGAAAAAATCAGGTACTTCAACTGGCCGATGTTTTTGTATTTCCTACATACTACCACAATGAATGTTTTCCGTTAGTTCTTCTTGAAGCGATGCAATTCAGTTTACCGGTCGTTTCAACTTACGAAGGCGGGATTCGTGATATTGTTAAAGAAAGTGAAACAGGCTTTTTAGTTCCTCAGAAAAACGCTGGTGAATTAGCTGCTAAACTGAAGGTGCTGATTCAAAACCCGGTATTAAGAAGAGACTTGGGTAAAAAGGGGTTTGAACGATATAAAAAACATTTTACACTTGAAATGTTTGAAAAGGAAATAACTGCAACATTAGAAAAAGCCATTACCCTTAATCAGTAAAATAACAGAATGAAGAAAATAATACCAAGTCTAAATGGTCTGAGAGCACTGAGTATATTATTTGTACTTTTTGGTCACATCCAGGTTGCAAACCTGAAACGGCTTGATGCACCCGGAGCCCAGATAGGGGTCAATATATTCTTCGTTATCTCAGGTTTTTTAATTACGCTCCTGTTACTGAAAGAAGAAAAACGTTACGGAACAATATCCTTAAAGAGTTTTTATATAAGAAGAATTATCAGAATTTTCCCAGTATACTATTTCATTCTTCTTGTATATTTCATCTTACAATTGTGTAATGTTTTTTACCTTACTCCTACTTCATGGGTTACTTCAATAACATATACAAAGTATTTCAATTTTAATGACCCAGGCGATTGGGAAACAGGGCATTTCTGGTCACTGTCTGTAGAGGAACATTTTTATTTTATCTGGCCTTCCGTCTTTTATCTCTTTAAAAAATACAGAACCAGGTTTGCACTTGCAATTGTAATCATTGTACCCTTTGTCCGCTTATTTACAGATATTTCTGTTATGCATTTTTTTACAAGGGCAGATTCACTGATGTGGGGATGTTTGTTCGCAATTTACTATGATGACATATACGCCTATATTAAAACTAAAAGTAAACTCATCCTGCTATCGCCTTTTTTTATTCTACTGTGCTGTCTTGTCACAAAAAGAATGATAACATTGCTATTTCCTGACTTTAAGTTTGCTGAACACGCTGCAATAGCCTTTGCAGGTTCATTTGGCACTATAACCAATATCTGCATTGGTTTGATTATTGTTATTTCAATAAACTATGAAAATAATCTATGGTTCAGGTTCCTTAACAATCCGGTTATGGACTATCTCGGCGTTTTATCGTACAGTATTTATATATGGCAACAGCTTTTCTTTTCCGGAAATATGGGAGCCCTTTCAAAATTCCCTTTAAATATTGTTTATATTTTTATCGTTGCCGTATTATCCTATAAATTAATTGAACAGCCATTCTTAAAACTGAAAGACAGGTTTGAAATAAAAGACCGGAAACCAAAAGCAGAAACAGCAACCGTATTACCCAATTAACCAGGATAAAAAAGACCCATGTCAGCATACCCAATTTTTACAGGTCAGCTTAAGGATATTGATCTCACAAAAAAAAATGTGATCAATACTATTAATCAATACTCATACTGCATTGCAGAAAAAGATTTCGATTTCAGAGAAGCTTTGCAAAAATCTGATGTCCTTCTGCCTGATGGAATTGGAATTACTCTTTCTTACAGGTTCCTTCATGGTAAAACAATTAAAAAAATTGCTGGTGCCGATTTACATTATTTTTTACTGAACGAACTGAATACTACAAATGGGTCCTGCTTTTACTTAGGTTCATCCACTAAAACATTAGAATTAATTGAGCAGAAATTGAAAGGTGAATATCCAAATATCCGGTTCGGGAGTTATTCACCTCCATTTAAACAGAAGTTTACAAATGAGGATAACTCAAAAATGATCAATACAGTGAACGTTTTTAAACCAGATGTATTATTTATTGGTATGACTGCACCTAAACAGGAAAAATGGGTGCATCAGAATAAAGAGAACCTGTCAGTTAACATCATTGGGTCAATTGGTGCAGTATTTGACTTTTACGCCGGCACTGTAGAACGCCCCGGAAAAATATGGATACAGCTTGGATTAGAATGGTTTATACGTTTGCTTAAGGAACCAAAAAGAATGTGGAAAAGGTACCTGTATTACGGGCCTGTTTTCATCGGGCTGGTTATAAGAGAAAAACTTAGAGGATCACGGTAATTTAATATTTTTCGTTTCATCATAATATTTTTTTTATGAGTCTCCACTTCTTCCGACTATTAAAAATCAGTTTCCTGGTTTTGGATCTGCTAATGCTTAATCTTACTTTCCTGTTCGTTATGTATCTGAACAATGAAAGGATAACAGACGCTATGGAAGTTGAATACATTTACCTGTCATTATTTTTCAACCTCTCCTGGATATTTTCAAGCTGGCTTTTCAAAATATACCAACAGGGAAGTATTTCATCATTTGAATCCTTCAGCCGATCTACATTGAGAAGCTATCTTGCGCTTCTTGCTATTGTTATTCTATACATCTTTTTATCTAAAGCAGACTTATCCCGTTTATTCATCATTACATTATTTCTTTCCATTTGTGCTGTTTTGATGCTAAACCGAGTTGCCTATCTTTTTGTTCTTCAGTTTTTCAGAAAAGGCGAAATCATCATGAGGAAAGTGCTGATCATCGGTTATAACGAAACTTCAAAAAAACTGGTACAGCAGCTGGAAGAAGACCCGATCAGCACACATATTATCGGTTACTGTGAAGATCAAAAAGAAGTTCATGAATTATCAAACCATCCAATCATAGGAGAATTATCGAGCGCAATCGAGGTATCAAAAGAAAATGAGGTTACTGAAATTTTTTCAACTATTACTCCTGAGCAGAATGAAATTATTTATCAACTGATTCAGCAGGCTGATCATGCATGTATTCGCTTCAGAATTGTACCAAATTTTAATTTCTTTGTGCATTTCCCGGTACAAATTGATTTCCTTGGAGTAATGCCGGTTTTTTCAAGACGTAAAGAACCTCTTGAAGATGTTTCAAACAGAATCAAAAAACGGCTCGTTGATATACTCGTCAGCAGCCTGGCAATTGTATTAGTACTTTCCTGGCTAATTCCGTTAATAAGTTTGGTGATCTGGCTGGAATCCGGAAGACCAATATTTTTCTTACAAAAGCGAACCGGAAAAGATAATAAGCCGTTTAACTGTTTTAAATTCCGGAGTATGAAAGTAAATAATGATGCCAATTTAAAACAGGCTTCAAAAGAAGATGACCGGATAACAAGGGTTGGTAAAATACTGAGAAAAACAAGCCTGGATGAATTTCCCCAATTCTTAAATGTATTTCTTGGTGATATGAGTATTATTGGCCCACGGCCCCACATGTTAAAACATACTGATGATTATTCAAATAGAATTAACCAATTTATGGTTCGCCAGTTTATGAAACCGGGCATATCTGGTTGGGCGCAAGTGAATGGATATCGTGGTGAAACGAAAAGACTGGAAGATATGGAAAAAAGAGTTGAACATGATTTGTGGTATATGGAAAACTGGAGCATTTGGCTCGATGTAAGAATTATCTTCTTAACGATATACCAGATTTTTAAAGGTGATAAAAATGCATTTTAAATTATAGTATGTAAACAACCCAATTCTACCCAAAATTTTATTTAAATTCATCATTAAAACATAACCTAATGTCTCAAAACAATTTCGACTTTATCCTTGCCGGGAATTATTTAACAACAATGATCGCAGCATTAGAACTTTCAAAATCAGGTAAAAAAGTTTGCGTTATCAATCCGTTACCGGCATGGGGGGGGCATTTTACAAAAATAAATGTCAATGGAAGTAATTTTGACCCCGGTGCTATTTCACATGAATTTACTGCTTTCAACGATACCGGTTTATTAGACCCTAAGTCTTATCAGCCAAATGTGCGGAATGACTGGGGAAGGTTTACCAAAGTAATTGAAAACTATACCCGAAGCCATATTGAACTGGTAAGAATGCAAACTCCATACACTGTGTATGACGGTCAGTTATATCCAGATATAATCATGACAAACAGATTAGATGTGTTACAACATCCCGTATTAGCCAACCGCATAAAAGCTGAAACACAATTAATCACCTCTCAGCCAGAGAGTGAATTACACCCAAAAAACAAAAAGACGAATCAACTTTATATTGAAAAAAGTTATTATGAAGCTTCAGTTGCCAATCATGGGGCAACATTGCATTCTGAATTATTTGAACCCTACTTTCAAAAGATGTCGAACCTTTCAACAACCGGTTTGATTGCATTGTATCACAGAATTGGCTGGTTGCCTTTATACTATCCCGAAACTATTTTTTCACAATACAGCGATAGTCCGCAGAATTTTCATGACACATACTTCTGTTATCCAAAAGCAGGATATGTTGGAGTATTCGGAGAAACACTTTCAAAAAGGCTGGAAGAAGCAGGTATAACTATTGTAAGAGAAGCGATTGAAAAAGTAGATGATATACCGGGTAAAACAACTGTTATATTAAAAAGCGGCCTTGACGTTACTGCTCCAAAACTAATATGGAGTTTAACACACGATCAATTAGTTTCTGCCGTAACGGATAAGCCTGCAAACATTTTCGACAGATGGTCTGCAACACTTGTGTTCATGACCATTCCAAGGATCAAATTGTTAAAAACATTTAGTGTTTTATGGTCGCCCGACAGGCAGACTTTATTTTACAGGGCATGCAATCAAACTGAGAGTTCAGGATTTGATGAACCAAATGCAAGAATTACAGTAGAATTGAATCCTGATTACTTAAAAGGTCTTGGCTTAACAGAGGAAGCAGATATTATTAAAAGAGTTAAACAGGATTTTGCCACTCTTGGTTTTGTTTCTGATACAGAAGCAATCTCTATTGAAGGGTTTAAAACACTAAAAAATGTCCTTTTACTTCCAAGCCGTGAAAACTGGAAACTGCTGGAAAATGAAAGAGATGTTTTATATGACAGATACCCGAACGTATTTTTTACCAGGAATACAGAATCGTTTTTTACCGATACACTGAATGATCAGATCATTAAAGGGTTAAAAATTGCTGAGCAGTTTAAAAATTAGATTCCTGTTCTTTCTTATTTTTTAAATGAATGAAAATCGGAATGGAAACACTTACAAATCAAAGAAAGGTTAGTTTTCTAAGTTTGCTGAAAACAGCTTTACTGAAATTGAAGTATGGTAAATCGCTTGAATTGAAAGGACGGTTGATTATTTTCGGAAAAATCCCGTATTTGAAGATGCCGGGTACAAGTAAAATTGTTTTTGGTGATAGAATTGTGCTGGATTCAGGTGTTAAAACAAGTAATGTGCCCTTAGTGATGAGGTGTAAATTTGTTTGTGGTACAACTGGAGTATTCGAAATCGGTGATAATACCATTCTTAATGGAGTAGGAATGACAGCTTACAAAAAAATAAAAATTGGCAAGAATTGTCTCATTTCTTCCGGAACGTTTATTTCCGATACTGATTTCCATCCGATTGATCCTATGTTAAGACAAAAAGTATCGATGGGCTATCCGACAGATTTTAACCAGGTAAAAAAGGCTGAAGTTATTATTGGCGATAACGTTTGGGTTGGCTGGGGTTCCATTATTTTAAAGGGAGTAACTATTGGAGACAACAGCATTATTGCTTCCGGATCTGTTGTTACTTCAAATATTCCTCCGAATGTTATTGTTGGCGGGAACCCGGCAAAAATTATTAAACAGATTGAGTGATCTTTATTTAAAAGCAAACCAACTGCAGATAAGATTAATTATGACTTGCTGCAATTCTTTTTATGTCTGACCCTGAACATATACATATTAGAAACCGGAAAGTTATATCTCATCATCATAAACACCCGGGAAAGAATAAAAACCGAACAACTTTTTGGATGCTGTTAGGAATTATCTTCCTAACCGCTATTGTTTTTATAATACCCCAGTTTCATCCTGAAAAGCTGATTGATTCGAAAGGTATCTGGTGGTTTGATGCATTCCAGCATATCTTTTTCTTCTTTTTCTTTACGCTTGTTTTATTCAGGCTACTTCCTTTTCAAAAACTGAATCTGAGTTTTTTTTTATTTTTAATTCTATTCTCCACTTTTTTTGAGGTAATGCAAAAACTTCTTTTTGAAATCAGTTTTTCCTATCGTGATGTAATTACAAATTTCATTGGCATTTCGCTTGCCTTCATCATATATTTATCAGTAGGGTATTTTAAAATGAGACCAAAAAAAGAAAAATTCATTCACCCCGAAAATAATCAAAGCCACTTTCTGAGTGGCTTTGATTATAATTCAAATTCAGATGAGAATTATTTAATCAGGTTAACTGCATTCAACCACGCCGGTCTTTTTGCAGCCCATCCGCTGGCAAAAGCTTCCGGTTTTAATCCACCTTCAAAACTCTTTAATACTCCTGTTGCCTGTGCCATCGTTTTTACAGTGCCGGCAGTACTGATAAGGTTCTGCACATTAAACCCCTGCTTAAACATACCGGGCTTAATAAATCCAGCCAGTGATGCAATACTTTTACCTACTCCAACTGCGTCGTTATTTTTTCCGGCATTACTCAGAAAGTTGCCTTTATTACCTGC
Coding sequences within it:
- a CDS encoding acyltransferase; the protein is METLTNQRKVSFLSLLKTALLKLKYGKSLELKGRLIIFGKIPYLKMPGTSKIVFGDRIVLDSGVKTSNVPLVMRCKFVCGTTGVFEIGDNTILNGVGMTAYKKIKIGKNCLISSGTFISDTDFHPIDPMLRQKVSMGYPTDFNQVKKAEVIIGDNVWVGWGSIILKGVTIGDNSIIASGSVVTSNIPPNVIVGGNPAKIIKQIE
- a CDS encoding WecB/TagA/CpsF family glycosyltransferase, which gives rise to MSAYPIFTGQLKDIDLTKKNVINTINQYSYCIAEKDFDFREALQKSDVLLPDGIGITLSYRFLHGKTIKKIAGADLHYFLLNELNTTNGSCFYLGSSTKTLELIEQKLKGEYPNIRFGSYSPPFKQKFTNEDNSKMINTVNVFKPDVLFIGMTAPKQEKWVHQNKENLSVNIIGSIGAVFDFYAGTVERPGKIWIQLGLEWFIRLLKEPKRMWKRYLYYGPVFIGLVIREKLRGSR
- a CDS encoding undecaprenyl-phosphate glucose phosphotransferase, whose protein sequence is MSLHFFRLLKISFLVLDLLMLNLTFLFVMYLNNERITDAMEVEYIYLSLFFNLSWIFSSWLFKIYQQGSISSFESFSRSTLRSYLALLAIVILYIFLSKADLSRLFIITLFLSICAVLMLNRVAYLFVLQFFRKGEIIMRKVLIIGYNETSKKLVQQLEEDPISTHIIGYCEDQKEVHELSNHPIIGELSSAIEVSKENEVTEIFSTITPEQNEIIYQLIQQADHACIRFRIVPNFNFFVHFPVQIDFLGVMPVFSRRKEPLEDVSNRIKKRLVDILVSSLAIVLVLSWLIPLISLVIWLESGRPIFFLQKRTGKDNKPFNCFKFRSMKVNNDANLKQASKEDDRITRVGKILRKTSLDEFPQFLNVFLGDMSIIGPRPHMLKHTDDYSNRINQFMVRQFMKPGISGWAQVNGYRGETKRLEDMEKRVEHDLWYMENWSIWLDVRIIFLTIYQIFKGDKNAF
- a CDS encoding nucleotide-diphospho-sugar transferase, encoding MNNAFETPILFLIFNRADTTQQVFNQLKVLQPKYLYVAADGPRESKKDEKQKCEETRKIIEQVNWDCEVKTLFRENNLGCGKAVSSAITWFFDQVEEGIILEDDCLPSVSFFQFCSQLLEKYRNDQRIWHLSGYNLQAGKKRGTADYYFSQETPIWGWASWRRVWKHYNLNLESLNELEKTDLKANLKASKIHALTALYDYRKVTAGKVDTWDYQYSYYQLVNNGLSIVPNANLVENIGFTADATHQNRQKDTFIANKAAVVDYSNMKHPLFILPDVEADKYTYNKRTRWLKKLYIIVWFNFFYRNPNKQ
- a CDS encoding glycosyltransferase family 4 protein produces the protein MRVIFQIITSINLGGAENIAFSLADYLNTAEGNFKPVIFELYKTESTYSDNKKKKLTEQGIEFHTLGLKSKYLSLVIAPFTLWYYIRKRKPEIVHSHTDLPDFVLALTVKMFSKARFKIIRTIHNTELWPTHSLLGRITEKSFINDTIIAVSRPALTAYNNLRKNCRLASSENQQVILNGIKNPVSSDFPYSLDRTKINIAFAGRLELQKGADTLLSIITNCSANIKEKIVFHIIGHGTYQGQIVDFCKKNSYCIFHEPVSELASKLSSFDYLIMPSRHEGLVLLSLEASFSKVPVIASDIPGLAETLPPGWPLLAKAQKPDSFIEILEKITGEKYNTAELKAIAFNYVSQNFSFEKMGRSYLSVFQTLNTGTK
- a CDS encoding acyltransferase, translated to MKKIIPSLNGLRALSILFVLFGHIQVANLKRLDAPGAQIGVNIFFVISGFLITLLLLKEEKRYGTISLKSFYIRRIIRIFPVYYFILLVYFILQLCNVFYLTPTSWVTSITYTKYFNFNDPGDWETGHFWSLSVEEHFYFIWPSVFYLFKKYRTRFALAIVIIVPFVRLFTDISVMHFFTRADSLMWGCLFAIYYDDIYAYIKTKSKLILLSPFFILLCCLVTKRMITLLFPDFKFAEHAAIAFAGSFGTITNICIGLIIVISINYENNLWFRFLNNPVMDYLGVLSYSIYIWQQLFFSGNMGALSKFPLNIVYIFIVAVLSYKLIEQPFLKLKDRFEIKDRKPKAETATVLPN